The Mesorhizobium sp. B1-1-8 genome contains a region encoding:
- a CDS encoding AraC family transcriptional regulator translates to MSDAGEQREREAAKLTRHEGLGGLEMLAARYRDHAYALHTHPTWVFGVVVAGVEKLRIGRRSHLAPAGSIIIVNPEEPHDGEKGVPAGWAYRTCYPDSDLMAEIAEDLQLPGLPMFGEGIVHAPDLARAFVRAHRLGGQVLEQETSMLVVLRELVSRFGDRKCRDRAADGSETARRFRLYGELIAADLSAGFDLARLAAAAGVSRFQVIRDFNRAAGMTPGQYLRDRRIRAASTLIRSAMPLAEIAAATGFADQSHLTRVFKAIKGLSPGAWSAAT, encoded by the coding sequence ATGAGCGATGCCGGCGAGCAAAGGGAACGCGAAGCAGCAAAGCTGACGCGGCATGAAGGCCTCGGCGGTCTCGAAATGCTCGCCGCCCGTTACCGCGATCACGCCTATGCGCTGCACACCCACCCGACTTGGGTCTTCGGCGTCGTGGTGGCAGGCGTCGAGAAGCTGCGTATCGGCCGCCGCAGCCATCTCGCGCCGGCCGGCTCGATCATCATCGTCAATCCGGAAGAGCCGCATGACGGCGAAAAGGGCGTCCCCGCCGGCTGGGCCTATCGCACCTGCTATCCGGATAGCGACCTGATGGCCGAAATCGCCGAGGATTTGCAATTGCCCGGGCTGCCGATGTTCGGCGAGGGCATCGTGCATGCGCCGGACTTGGCGCGAGCCTTCGTCAGGGCGCACCGCTTGGGCGGCCAAGTCCTCGAACAGGAAACGTCTATGCTGGTGGTGCTGCGCGAATTGGTCAGCCGTTTCGGCGACCGCAAGTGCCGCGATCGCGCCGCCGACGGCAGCGAAACAGCGCGGCGTTTTCGTCTCTATGGCGAGTTGATCGCGGCCGATCTTTCGGCCGGCTTCGACCTCGCCCGTCTGGCGGCCGCAGCCGGCGTGAGCCGCTTTCAGGTCATCCGCGATTTCAACCGCGCCGCCGGCATGACCCCCGGCCAATATCTGCGCGATCGACGTATTCGCGCCGCCTCAACGCTGATCCGGTCCGCCATGCCGCTGGCCGAGATCGCCGCGGCCACAGGTTTCGCCGACCAGAGCCATCTCACCAGGGTGTTCAAGGCGATCAAAGGCCTGTCGCCCGGCGCCTGGAGCGCCGCGACATGA
- a CDS encoding amidohydrolase, which produces MRENDKVEAIIAEAIGWRRHIHANPELGFAEHETAAFVAAKLKEFGLAVHTDVSATAVVATLTKGSGSKAIALRAELDALPIKEATGVDYASRKDGVMHACGHDGHAAVLLGAAKLLAGSESFNGTVVFVFQPAEEVLGGGRKLIEDGLIERFPVDQVFALHNWPGLPEGHIGVKPGPQMAAVDDFEIIFRGSGCHAAMPHLGDDPLLAAASFVTAIQRLVSRSVDPLSPGVLSVTEIHGGRFNNFVPGEVKVEGTCRFYERALSDHCAAEIERVAEACALMHGGRAELTYKRGYPPVVNPAQGAALAALAGADTVGAERVLTEFQPSMGCEDFAFLLQGVGDGAYVWIGAGDVGPGAGLHGDRFVFNDAIVPIGIRFFVNTVQRALPVGG; this is translated from the coding sequence ATGCGGGAAAACGACAAGGTGGAAGCGATCATCGCCGAGGCGATCGGCTGGCGGCGGCATATCCACGCCAATCCGGAACTCGGCTTCGCCGAGCATGAAACAGCGGCTTTCGTTGCCGCGAAGCTGAAAGAATTCGGCCTTGCCGTCCACACCGATGTCAGCGCGACGGCGGTGGTGGCGACGCTGACGAAGGGCAGCGGCAGCAAAGCGATCGCCCTGCGCGCCGAGCTCGACGCACTGCCGATCAAGGAGGCAACGGGCGTCGACTATGCCTCGCGCAAGGATGGCGTCATGCATGCCTGCGGCCATGACGGCCACGCGGCAGTGCTGCTCGGCGCGGCCAAGCTGCTTGCCGGGAGCGAGAGTTTCAACGGCACAGTGGTGTTTGTCTTCCAGCCGGCCGAGGAGGTGCTGGGCGGCGGCCGAAAACTGATCGAGGATGGGCTGATCGAGCGCTTCCCCGTGGACCAGGTGTTTGCGCTCCACAATTGGCCGGGTTTGCCGGAAGGCCATATCGGGGTCAAGCCCGGGCCGCAGATGGCCGCTGTCGACGATTTCGAGATCATCTTTCGCGGCAGCGGCTGCCATGCGGCGATGCCGCATCTGGGCGACGATCCGCTGCTTGCCGCAGCAAGCTTCGTCACCGCAATCCAGCGGCTGGTCAGCCGCAGCGTCGATCCGCTGTCGCCCGGCGTGTTGTCGGTGACAGAAATCCACGGCGGCCGCTTCAACAATTTCGTGCCTGGCGAGGTGAAGGTCGAAGGCACCTGCCGCTTCTACGAACGCGCGCTTTCGGATCATTGCGCGGCCGAGATCGAACGCGTGGCCGAGGCTTGCGCATTGATGCATGGCGGTCGCGCCGAGCTGACTTACAAACGCGGCTATCCGCCGGTGGTGAACCCGGCGCAGGGCGCCGCGCTCGCAGCGCTGGCCGGCGCGGACACGGTTGGCGCAGAGCGTGTCTTGACCGAGTTCCAGCCGAGTATGGGCTGCGAGGATTTTGCCTTCCTGCTGCAGGGAGTCGGCGACGGCGCTTATGTCTGGATCGGCGCCGGCGATGTCGGCCCCGGCGCCGGGCTGCATGGCGACCGCTTCGTCTTCAACGACGCCATCGTGCCGATCGGCATCCGCTTCTTCGTCAACACCGTCCAGCGCGCGCTGCCGGTCGGCGGGTAG